From Salinicola endophyticus:
TCGCCACCCAGCTCAAGAGATCGTCGAAATAGGCCGCGGCCATCGGCTGCAGGAGCTCGGTGGCCACCGGCAGGCCCAGCGCGGCGACGTCGCGCATCAGCCGCCGGGCGCTGGCCAGCCCCGCCGCCATGTCATCGCTGCCGTCCAGGTGCGGATCGTAGGCCAGCCCCTTCCAGCCCACGGTGGTGCGCGGCTTCTCGACGTAGACCCGCATCACCAGCAGTAGGCGATCGGCCACGCTGGCCTGCAGCGCGGCCAGGCGTTCGGCGTACTCCAGCGCGGCGTCGGGGTCGTGGATCGAGCACGGGCCGACCACCACCAGCAGGCGCTCGTCGCGCCCGGCGAGGACATCGCGAATGGCTTCGCGCTGACGCTCGACACGCGCGGCGAGCACGGGCTCCAGGGGGATCGCCGCGCGCAGTTCGGCGGCACTCGGCAGGGTCAGTTCACGCCGGCACGGGGCGCTCTCGGTGGCGGGCTTCAGGGCAGATGTCACGGCGTTCATCATCATCTCATTCCAGGGTTGGGGCCTGAAACGCGAGAACCCCCGGAGGGCTGCTCCGGGGGTTCTCGATACGCGGAAGGCAGCCCTGGTGGGGCGTGCCTCGCGGGTTCAGGTCATGTCGACCGACCGACGGGCACGCCAGTCCTAAACCAGTAGCCATAACCGAAACCAAAACCCGCATACGCGACGGCACCGCCGAAGAGATCGGCAGCAGCGGTAGCGTGAATGGCGGGGTTGGAGGTCATGGGCTCTCTCGCGTAGATCGTGCCTCTATCCTAACGCCTCGCCGGCATTTGACAAGCACCGCGTTAACACGCGTCTCGCCCGGCACCGCCGAGCCGCCCCGGGCGGCGCGCGAGACAGCATGCGTGAATCTGTGGTAAACCCCGGGCAGGGATCGCACGAGCCAGAAAAATCAAAGGATAACGATGACCTACCCGCCCCCCGACACCCTGGCCAGCCAGCTTGCGGCGTGCGCCCGCGGCGACGACCGCGCCTTCGCCAAGCTCTATCGCGCCACCAGCCCGCATCTCTATGCGCAGCTGCTGCGTATCGTGCGTCAGGAGGCAGCCGCGCAGGACTGCCTGCAGCAGGTCTATCTGCGCGTGTGGCAGGCCGCCGGCCGTTATGACGCCAGCCGCGCCCAGCCGATGACCTGGCTGTCGACGCTGGCACGCAACGCCGGCATCGACTGGCTGCGCCGCCAGCGCCCCAACGCGCCGGACAGCGAAGCCCTGATCGAGGCGCTGCCCAGCGAGGATGACATCGAGCACGCCAGCGACATGGCGGGCCAGGCGGAGTCACTGAACGCCTGCCTCGACGAGCTCACATCGCAGCAGCGCCAGGCACTGGAGCTGGCCTATTTCGAAGGCATGACACATCACGAGCTCGCCCAGCAGCTGACGGCACCGCTGGGCACGGTCAAGAGCTGGGTCCGCCGCGGGCTGGAGAGGTTGAAGGCATGCATGACACGCTTCGCTTGAGCGATCCCGAAGCCCGCGAGCTGGCCGCCGGCGAGTACGTGCTGGGGACCCTGACCCGACGCCAGCAGGCCGAGTTCGAGGCGCTGCTGGCGGTCAGCCCCGAGCTGCAGCAGAGCGTCGACGCCTGGCGCGAGCATCTGCAGGCATTGAATGCGCGGCTGGCGCCGGTCGATCCGCCCGCGGCGCTGTGGCCGCAGATCGCCGCCCGGGCCGGGCTGGAACGCCGCTGGTGGCGGCGGCTGGGGCTGTGGCAGGGGATCAGCGCCCTCTCCACCCTGGCGGCGCTGGTGCTGGCGGCACTGCTGATCGCCGCGCCCACGCCGCCGATGATGGACGGCGACTACGTGTTCGTCGCCAACGCCGAGGGTGGCCGCCCGGGCTGGCTGGTCAGCGCGTCCGACAGCGGCGAGATGCGCATCCAGACCCTGGCCCCGGGCCCGATGCCGGCGGGCAAGGCGTGCGAGCTGTGGATGATGGACAACGGCAAGCCGGTCTCGCTCGGCATGCTGCCGAGCAGCGGGCAGAAAAGCATGCGCCTGCCCGAGCCGATGCGCGCCCAGTTGCGCAGCGCCGACCTCGCGGTGAGTCTGGAGCCGCGCAGCGGCGCCCCGGCGGGCAAGCCCAGCGGCACCATGCTCGATCATGGGAAGCTGGTGCCAATGCGCAGCGAGCCGTTCTCGCTCTAGGCTGTGTACGTTTCGTACAGAACCTGGACACTGCCGGAGTCAGC
This genomic window contains:
- a CDS encoding sigma-70 family RNA polymerase sigma factor, translated to MTYPPPDTLASQLAACARGDDRAFAKLYRATSPHLYAQLLRIVRQEAAAQDCLQQVYLRVWQAAGRYDASRAQPMTWLSTLARNAGIDWLRRQRPNAPDSEALIEALPSEDDIEHASDMAGQAESLNACLDELTSQQRQALELAYFEGMTHHELAQQLTAPLGTVKSWVRRGLERLKACMTRFA
- a CDS encoding anti-sigma factor domain-containing protein, producing the protein MHDTLRLSDPEARELAAGEYVLGTLTRRQQAEFEALLAVSPELQQSVDAWREHLQALNARLAPVDPPAALWPQIAARAGLERRWWRRLGLWQGISALSTLAALVLAALLIAAPTPPMMDGDYVFVANAEGGRPGWLVSASDSGEMRIQTLAPGPMPAGKACELWMMDNGKPVSLGMLPSSGQKSMRLPEPMRAQLRSADLAVSLEPRSGAPAGKPSGTMLDHGKLVPMRSEPFSL